One window of Nymphaea colorata isolate Beijing-Zhang1983 chromosome 11, ASM883128v2, whole genome shotgun sequence genomic DNA carries:
- the LOC116264709 gene encoding uncharacterized protein LOC116264709, with the protein MMEKKDLDLVLVPIGLAVMVSYHVWLLYRIRRHPKTTVLGINAINRVVWVKAMMSDAKNAILAVQTLRNNIMASTLLSTTAIMLSSLIVVLMTSNSVGISSGGEGYGGGLIHGNSSKLLLSIKFFAILVCFLTAFLLFVQSVRYYSHTGVLINVPLKNHAPTLTPEYVGRIINKGSYFWSLGMRAFYFSFPLVLWIFGPIPMFVSSIGMVFFLYFLDTSHDPVLSAEVQNVELV; encoded by the exons ATGATGGAGAAGAAGGACTTGGATTTGGTTCTGGTGCCGATTGGGTTGGCGGTCATGGTTTCGTACCATGTTTGGCTGCTCTACAGAATCAGAAGGCACCCCAAGACCACCGTCCTCGGCATCAACGCCATCAACAGAGTCGTCTGGGTGAAAGCCATGATGTCt GATGCGAAGAATGCCATTCTAGCAGTACAGACGCTTCGGAACAACATCATGGCATCCACTCTTCTCAGCACGACGGCGATCATGCTCAGCTCTCTGATCGTGGTGTTGATGACCAGCAATTCTGTTGGGATATCATCTGGGGGCGAAGGATACGGCGGCGGACTCATACACGGGAACAGCAGCAAGTTGCTGCTGTCGATCAAGTTCTTCGCCATACTGGTGTGTTTCCTAACAGCTTTCCTGCTATTTGTTCAGTCAGTGAGGTATTACAGCCACACCGGCGTCCTCATCAACGTGCCCCTCAAGAATCATGCTCCAACTCTGACGCCTGAGTATGTGGGGAGGATCATAAACAAGGGAAGCTATTTCTGGTCTCTCGGGATGCGCGCCTTCTACTTCTCCTTCCCTCTGGTTCTTTGGATCTTTGGCCCTATACCCATGTTTGTTTCTTCCATTGGCAtggttttctttctctattttcttgatACTTCCCATGATCCTGTACTCAGTGCGGAGGTCCAGAACGTAGAGCTAGTGTGA
- the LOC116264462 gene encoding uncharacterized protein LOC116264462 encodes MKKESLDFWLVPVGVVVMVCYHLWLLYRIRRHPRTTIIGINSMNRQIWVRAMMQDSKNGVLAVQTLRNNIMASTLMGSMAITMSSLIAVLMTNNSIGLSSSSSDSGIAFLYGNRSKGAQTIKFFALLLCFLTAFLLNVQSVRYYSHTGILINVPMKCHSPVLTPEYVAKIMNKGSYFWSLGLRAFYFSFPLFLWVFGPIPMLVCCVVMVVLLYFLDASFDSHLNIEIQNVEQEEEV; translated from the exons atgaagaaggaGAGTCTGGATTTCTGGTTGGTGCCGGTGGGAGTGGTGGTGATGGTGTGCTACCACCTCTGGCTTCTCTACCGCATTAGGAGACACCCGAGGACGACTATCATCGGAATCAACTCTATGAACCGGCAGATCTGGGTCAGAGCCATGATGCAG GATTCGAAAAATGGAGTACTCGCAGTGCAGACGCTTCGAAACAACATCATGGCATCGACGCTTATGGGGTCGATGGCGATCACCATGAGCTCACTGATCGCCGTCTTGATGACGAACAACTCGATCGGCCTATCTTCCAGCAGTTCCGATTCTGGAATCGCCTTCCTGTACGGGAACAGGAGTAAAGGGGCGCAGACCATAAAATTCTTTGCCTTGCTGCTGTGTTTCCTTACGGCCTTCTTATTGAACGTGCAATCGGTAAGGTACTACAGCCACACCGGCATCCTCATCAACGTGCCGATGAAGTGCCATTCTCCGGTGCTCACGCCGGAGTACGTCGCGAAGATCATGAACAAGGGCAGCTACTTCTGGTCGCTTGGACTGCGAGCTTTCTACTTCTCCTTTCCTCTGTTCCTCTGGGTATTTGGTCCCATACCTATGCTGGTGTGCTGCGTCGTAATGGTTGTGCTGCTCTACTTTCTTGATGCAAGCTTTGATTCACACTTAAACATAGAAATTCAGAATGTTGAgcaagaagaagaggtctaG
- the LOC116264904 gene encoding uncharacterized protein LOC116264904, whose translation MEKKELDLVLVPIGLVIMVSYHVWLFYRIKRHPKTTVLGINAINRVAWVKAMMSDPENGILAVQTLRNSIMAATLLSTMAVMLSSLIVVLMTSNSVGLSSGGNSEYGGGIVYGNSSKLLLSIKFFAILLCALTAFLLFAQSVRYSNHTGVLINVPFKNQAPTITPEYVGRIMNKGSDFWSLGWRAYYFSFPLFLWIFGPIPMFLCCVVMVFLLYFLDISNHPVLTRAEAQNAENERSA comes from the exons ATGGAGAAGAAAGAGTTAGATTTGGTTCTGGTGCCGATTGGGTTGGTGATCATGGTTTCCTACCATGTTTGGCTGTTCTACAGAATCAAACGGCACCCCAAGACCACCGTCCTCGGCATCAACGCCATTAACAGAGTCGCCTGGGTGAAAGCCATGATGTct GACCCGGAGAATGGAATTCTAGCAGTACAGACACTTCGCAACAGTATCATGGCAGCCACCCTCCTTAGCACCATGGCCGTCATGCTAAGCTCTCTGATCGTGGTCTTGATGACCAGCAACTCCGTCGGTTTATCATCTGGGGGCAATTCCGAATACGGCGGCGGCATCGTCTACGGCAACAGCAGCAAACTGCTGCTTTCGATCAAGTTCTTCGCCATCTTACTGTGTGCCCTAACAGCTTTCCTTCTATTTGCTCAGTCGGTGAGGTACTCTAACCACACCGGCGTCCTCATCAACGTGCCCTTCAAGAATCAAGCTCCAACTATCACGCCGGAGTATGTGGGGAGGATCATGAACAAGGGCAGCGATTTCTGGTCGCTTGGATGGCGTGCTTACTATTTCTCTTTCCCTCTGTTTCTCTGGATCTTTGGCCCCATACCAATGTTCCTTTGCTGCGTGGTGATGGTTTTCTTGCTCTATTTTCTTGACATTTCCAATCACCCTGTGCTCACGCGTGCAGAGGCTCAAAATGCAGAGAATGAGCGATCTGCATAA
- the LOC116263891 gene encoding 2-oxoglutarate and iron-dependent oxygenase domain-containing protein CP2-like: protein MLKDEQDDRRAEPCPGPNGVVTTRRPPNSDSGPAGDRRLRLNPNNDHKPESYDDLQLDYKASIFSSLERHLPSCMLGVSRDEKVQFMSEILARYLPDSERLRVQKHSEYRQKIMANYQPLHKALYDMQPAAFFVPSFINAINENNKQTLRSIIREPSPGIYTFSMLRPSFCEMLLAEVENFEKWVQETRCKIMRPNTMNKYGAVLDDFGMESMLNQLMHQFVSPMSKVFFPEVGGSSLDSHHGFIVEYGEDKDVSLGFHVDDSEVTLNICLGKQFSGGDLFFRGVRCDNHVNSDTHPEEIFDYSHVPGQAILHRGRHRHGARPTTSGNRINLLLWCRSSVFRELIRYQKDFSNWCGECLRQKNERHEKMVAATKLEFLRRGESMI, encoded by the exons ATGTTGAAGGACGAACAGGACGATCGGCGAGCCGAGCCTTGCCCGGGGCCCAACGGCGTCGTTACCACTCGCCGGCCGCCGAATTCAGACTCCGGGCCGGCCGGAGATCGTCGTCTACGGCTTAACCCTAACAACGATCACAAGCCCGAGAGCTACGACGATCTCCAGCTGGACTACAAAGCCTCCATATTCAGCTCCCTGGAGCGTCACCTGCCTTCCTGCATGCTCGGCGTCTCTCGCGACGAGAAGGTCCAGTTCATGAGCGAAATCCTGGCGAGGTACCTCCCCGACAGCGAGCGCTTAAGG GTTCAGAAACATAGTGAATACAGACAGAAAATCATGGCCAACTATCAG cCTCTGCATAAAGCATTGTATGACATGCAGCCGGCAGCATTTTTTGTACCATCTTTCATTAACGCAATCAATGAGAACAATAAACAGACTCTGAGAAGTATCATACGTGAACCTTCACCAGGCATCTACACATTTTCAATGCTTCGTCCAAGTTTTTGTGAAATGCTGCTTGCTGAG gtagaaaattttgaaaaatgggtTCAGGAAACCAGATGTAAGATAATGAGACCAAACACAATGAACAAGTATGGAGCTGTTCTTGATGATTTTGGCATGGAATCCATGCTTAATCAGCTTATGCATCAGTTTGTCTCTCCAATGTCTAAAG TTTTTTTCCCAGAAGTTGGTGGATCATCTTTAGATTCACATCATGGTTTCATTGTTGAATATGGAGAAGACAAGGATGTTTCACTTG GATTCCATGTGGATGATTCAGAAGTAACCCTAAACATCTGCTTAGGCAAACAGTTTTCTGGTGGCGACCTGTTTTTCAGAGGTGTACGGTGTGATAACCATGTAAATTCTGACACTCATCCGGAG GAAATTTTTGATTATTCACATGTTCCTGGACAAGCGATACTTCACCGTGGTCGTCATCGGCATGGAGCAAGACCCACAACATCTGGCAATCGAATCAATCTACTTTTGTGGTGCAGAAG TTCGGTTTTTAGAGAGCTCATAAGGTATCAAAAAGATTTCTCTAATTGGTGTGGGGAGTGTTTACGTCAGAAGaatgaaagacatgaaaaaaTGGTTGCTGCAACAAAACTG GAGTTTCTTAGGAGAGGAGAATCAATGATTTAG
- the LOC116264604 gene encoding auxin-induced protein 5NG4-like, whose protein sequence is MAKAVADRSNLLPERTKLHAAMLVLQFVYAAFHIVSREALNMGVSKVVFPVYRNTIALSLLAPFAYFLEKEKRPPITFSLLIELFLLALCGITANQGCYLLGLYYASPTFASAMQNSVPAITFALAASLKLEKVNILRRDGVAKVVGTIACVGGATIITLYKGPPLLHMASSGLASNSVDAGSFASESKGNWTMGCIYLFGNCLAWSGWIVLQAPVLRKYPARLTVTSFTCFFGVIQFLIIASFIERDVEHWKIQSGEELFTILYAGFVASGIGFSIQTWCIDKGGPVFVAVYQPVQTVAVAFMATIILGDQLYSGGIVGAILIVAGLYSVLWGKNKERKIEVNQEENACRKPLLAEDRAPLDPCELP, encoded by the exons ATGGCAAAGGCTGTAGCTGACAGGAGCAACTTGTTGCCTGAGAGGACGAAGCTTCATGCAGCAATGCTTGTTCTTCAGTTCGTCTATGCTGCGTTTCATATAGTATCAAGGGAAGCACTCAATATGGGTGTAAGCAAGGTGGTCTTCCCAGTCTATAGGAACACGATTGCGCTCTCTCTGTTGGCCCCTTTTGCGTATTTTCTGGAGAA GGAGAAAAGACCGCCAATTACGTTTTCATTATTAATTGAGCTTTTCCTTCTTGCTTTGTGTGG GATCACTGCTAACCAAGGGTGTTACTTGTTGGGATTGTATTACGCCTCTCCTACTTTTGCATCTGCGATGCAAAATTCAGTACCTGCAATCACTTTTGCATTGGCTGCTTCTCTCAA GCTAGAAAAAGTAAACATTTTGCGGAGAGATGGAGTAGCCAAGGTGGTGGGAACCATTGCATGTGTTGGAGGtgcaaccataataactctatACAAAGGTCCTCCTCTGTTGCACATGGCTTCCTCAGGCCTCGCAAGCAACTCTGTAGATGCGGGATCTTTTGCTTCAGAAAGCAAAGGGAACTGGACTATGGGATGCATTTATCTCTTTGGCAATTGCCTTGCTTGGTCTGGTTGGATTGTGCTTCAG GCACCTGTTCTTAGGAAGTATCCTGCAAGGCTGACAGTCACCTCCTTCACCTGCTTCTTTGGGGTCATCCAATTTTTGATCATAGCAAGCTTTATAGAGAGAGATGTGGAGCACTGGAAGATACAATCTGGAGAAGAACTCTTTACCATCCTCTATGCT GGCTTTGTGGCTTCTGGCATTGGATTTTCTATTCAAACATGGTGCATTGATAAGGGAGGGCCAGTTTTCGTTGCCGTCTATCAACCTGTACAGACAGTTGCTGTGGCCTTCATGGCAACCATCATCCTTGGCGACCAACTCTACTCTGGCGG AATCGTTGGGGCAATATTGATTGTGGCGGGACTATACTCTGTTCTCTGgggaaagaacaaagaaagaaaaattgaagtaaaCCAAGAGGAGAATGCTTGCAGGAAGCCTCTGCTAGCAGAAGATAGAGCACCCTTGGACCCATGTGAACTGCCATAG
- the LOC116263890 gene encoding LOW QUALITY PROTEIN: nuclear poly(A) polymerase 1 (The sequence of the model RefSeq protein was modified relative to this genomic sequence to represent the inferred CDS: inserted 1 base in 1 codon): MASAGVGTQNNRQYLGVTEPISLGGPTELDLNRTQELEKFLAASGLYESQEESVAREEVLGRLDQIVKIWIKKVSRAKGFNEQLVQEANAKIFTFGSYRLGVHGPGADIDTLCVGPRHATREEDFFVELHGMLAEMPEVTELHPVPDAHVPVLKFKFSGVSIDLLYAKLSLWVIPEDLDISQDSILQNADEQTVRSLNGCRVTDQILRLVPNIQNFRTTLRCMRFWAKRRGVYSNVSGFLGGINWALLVARICQLYPNAVPSMLVSRFFRVYTQWRWPNPVMLCAIEEGPLGLPVWDPRKNPRDRLHHMPIITPAYPCMNSSYNVSLSTLRVMTEEFQRGKEICEEMEADHEANWNSLCEPYPFFEAYKNYLQIEITSENDDDLRKWKGWVESRLRQLTLKIERYTYGVLQCHPHPGDFSDKSRPFHCCYFMGLQRKQGVPVQDGEQFDIRPIVDEFKQSVGMYTLWKPGMEIQISHVXKRSIPLFVFPGGVRPSRPPKPAGADGRLSGKRKMASPGQTEKVQEDAVHGHGGPHADVADVSSKKRAIHNVMGEPSTMPKTAIPAPGDLQIAEGAGKLSPPVGLSEALAFEKIISAPTNGAAMNGLEAFSEELVELEEYGANVHGKETSIVTESSMPMSAKEVDSVPSSQAIANYFQSGDVEELEPALLHARPSNGLSSHTSKPQRRQLIRLKTPFSVPPSSSTNT; this comes from the exons ATGGCAAGCGCCGGAGTCGGTACGCAAAATAACAGGCAGTATCTTGGAGTAACCGAGCCAATTTCGTTGGGTGGACCAACTGAACTTGATTTAAATCGAACGCAGGAACTCGAAAAG TTTCTTGCAGCGTCTGGATTGTATGAAAGCCAAGAGGAATCAGTTGCTAGGGAAGAAGTGCTTGGCAGATTAGACCAG ATAGTGAAGATATGGATTAAAAAGGTCAGTCGTGCTAAAGGATTCAATGAGCAGCTTGTGCAAGAAGCAAATGCTAAGATATTCACCTTTGGTTCTTATCGCCTTGGG GTGCATGGTCCAGGTGCTGATATTGATACACTATGTGTTGGCCCCAGACATGCCACAAGAGAA GAAGATTTCTTTGTGGAACTCCATGGCATGCTAGCAGAAATGCCAGAGGTGACAGAGCTTCACCCTGTACCTGATGCTCATGTTCCTGTATTGAAGTTCAAATTTAGTGGGGTGTCTATTGATCTTCTTTATGCAAAGCTTTCCCTTTGGGTTATTCCTGAG GATTTGGATATTTCCCAAGATTCTATACTACAGAATGCTGATGAACAGACTGTTCGTAGTCTCAATGGTTGTAGGGTTACTGATCAGATTCTGCGCTTGGTTCCTAATATTCAG AACTTCCGAACAACACTGCGGTGCATGAGGTTTTGGGCCAAACGTCGTGGTGTATATTCCAAT GTTTCTGGCTTCCTTGGTGGTATCAATTGGGCATTGCTTGTGGCTCGTATCTGTCAGCTGTACCCAAATGCTGTGCCAAGTATGCTGGTGTCTCGTTTTTTCCGAGTTTACACACAATGGCGTTGGCCAAATCCAGTCATGCTATGTGCTATTGAGGAGGGTCCTTTAGGTCTTCCTGTCTGGGACCCAAGGAAAAATCCACGAGACAGACTCCATCATATGCCAATAATAACACCTGCCTATCCATGCATGAATTCTAGCTACAATGTGTCATTGAGTACTCTGCGTGTAATGACTGAGGAGTTCCAACGGGGGAAGGAAATCTGTGAG GAAATGGAAGCAGATCATGAGGCAAACTGGAACAGTCTGTGTGAGCCTTATCCCTTTTTCGAAGCATACAAAAACTATCTCCAAATAGAGATCACATCTGAAAATGATGATGACCTACGCAAATGGAAAGGTTGGGTTGAGTCTCGGCTCCGTCAGCTTACACTGAAG ATAGAAAGATACACATATGGTGTGCTCCAGTGTCACCCTCACCCAGGTGACTTTTCTGACAAGTCGAGACCCTTTCACTGCTGTTACTTCATGGGTCTACAGCGGAAACAAGGTGTGCCTGTACAGGATGGTGAACAGTTTGATATAAGACCAATTGTTGATGAGTTCAAGCAATCTGTAGGGATGTACACTTTATGGAAGCCTGGCATGGAAATCCAAATATCTCATG AAAAAAGAAGTATACCACTTTTTGTCTTCCCTGGTGGTGTTAGGCCTTCTCGTCCTCCAAAGCCAGCTGGTGCAGATGGCAGGCTGAGTGGAAAGCGAAAAATGGCTAGCCCAGGTCAAACAGAAAAAGTTCAGGAGGATGCAGTCCATGGTCATGGTGGGCCACATGCTGATGTGGCCGATGTTTCCAGCAAGAAAAGAGCAATACATAATGTAATGGGGGAACCGTCTACCATGCCTAAAACTGCAATTCCAGCACCTGGTGACCTGCAAATCGCTGAAGGAGCTGGCAAACTCAGTCCACCTGTTGGCTTGTCTGAAGCACTTGCATTTGAAAAGATAATATCAGCTCCAACAAATGGAGCTGCAATGAATGGTCTTGAAGCTTTCTCTGAGGAGCTGGTAGAGCTGGAAGAATATGGTGCAAATGTGCATGGAAAGGAGACGAGCATCGTCACCGAATCTTCAATGCCAATGTCTGCAAAGGAAGTAGATAGTGTCCCGTCTAGCCAAGCAATTGCTAACTACTTCCAAAGTGGAGACGTAGAAGAGCTTGAG CCTGCTTTGCTACATGCCCGGCCTTCAAATGGATTGTCTTCTCACACATCTAAACCTCAACGCAGGCAACTGATTAG GCTAAAGACACCGTTTTCAGTGCCTCCATCCTCTAGCACAAACACATAA